Proteins encoded in a region of the Paenibacillus sp. W2I17 genome:
- a CDS encoding helix-turn-helix domain-containing protein has product MDIGLAIRTIRKQKQITIMQMCEGTGLSKGFISNVENNKTSPSIATLESIADYLEVPLPYLLLTPEQRMNVVRKNERKETTAGSGQIKVQQLTAKGAMRMSIVELPPGASTGVSKHAGEESHLVLQGKIRAEQSEDVEVLEVGDSFTWNAIVPHEVTNIGEEPAVVLIAVSKELGLDHL; this is encoded by the coding sequence ATGGATATTGGCTTGGCTATTCGTACGATCCGCAAACAGAAACAGATTACGATCATGCAGATGTGTGAGGGAACGGGGTTGTCCAAAGGTTTTATCAGCAACGTAGAAAATAACAAAACGTCACCTTCCATTGCTACGCTTGAAAGTATTGCGGATTATCTGGAAGTGCCACTTCCTTATTTGCTGCTGACACCAGAGCAACGGATGAACGTGGTACGCAAAAACGAGCGTAAGGAAACGACGGCTGGAAGTGGACAGATTAAAGTGCAGCAGCTTACCGCCAAAGGTGCGATGCGTATGTCCATTGTGGAGTTACCGCCAGGTGCATCGACCGGGGTTAGCAAACATGCCGGGGAGGAAAGTCATCTGGTGTTGCAGGGCAAGATTCGTGCGGAGCAAAGCGAAGATGTGGAAGTTCTTGAAGTGGGTGATTCGTTTACCTGGAATGCGATCGTGCCCCATGAAGTGACCAATATCGGTGAGGAACCTGCGGTGGTGCTCATTGCGGTGTCCAAAGAATTGGGTCTGGATCATTTGTAA
- a CDS encoding 3-ketoacyl-ACP reductase — protein sequence MELKNKTAIITGAGKGIGRAIAEALAKEGVHLGLIARTASDLQALQQSLSQEYGVKVTSAVADISDRTQAEAAVAAIEMELGAVDILINNAGIGKFGTFMEMEPEEWERILHVNVMGTYYVTRAVLPSMIKESSGSIINIASTAGERGFATGSAYCASKFALLGMTESLMQEVRKSNIRVTALTPSTVNTELATNAGLKIGDEDRMMQAEDVAELALATLKLSDRVFVKAAGIWTTNPQ from the coding sequence ATGGAACTTAAAAATAAAACAGCGATCATCACAGGTGCCGGAAAAGGTATCGGCCGTGCGATCGCTGAAGCTCTTGCCAAAGAAGGAGTGCACCTCGGCCTTATCGCACGTACCGCTTCGGATCTTCAGGCTCTGCAACAGTCTCTGAGTCAAGAATACGGTGTGAAAGTAACCAGTGCTGTAGCAGATATCTCGGATCGTACGCAGGCGGAAGCCGCTGTAGCAGCCATCGAGATGGAACTCGGTGCTGTGGATATCCTTATCAATAATGCGGGGATCGGAAAGTTCGGGACGTTCATGGAGATGGAGCCGGAAGAGTGGGAGCGCATCCTGCATGTTAACGTTATGGGTACATATTACGTTACACGCGCTGTCCTTCCGAGCATGATCAAGGAAAGTAGCGGCAGCATTATCAATATTGCTTCCACTGCAGGTGAACGCGGATTCGCTACAGGTTCGGCATACTGTGCATCCAAGTTTGCATTGCTTGGCATGACCGAATCTCTGATGCAGGAAGTGCGTAAGTCCAACATTCGTGTGACCGCACTGACACCAAGCACCGTTAATACGGAGCTTGCGACCAATGCCGGACTGAAAATTGGCGACGAAGATCGCATGATGCAAGCGGAAGATGTAGCTGAACTTGCACTCGCAACGCTCAAGCTGTCCGACCGTGTCTTCGTTAAAGCAGCAGGTATCTGGACGACTAATCCACAATAG
- a CDS encoding DUF4097 family beta strand repeat-containing protein, with protein MSTKKWLALAVICIGIGLLGTSIYGVQFGDEREHYSKRWDFKEDELQNIIMNANFSADIEFVVSPDSNGYIEVDGKWDPAVVKSFEQATLSNGTFQLSQTERDRLQFFTLYWNEQDSTITVALPEGHQLNEVKLESSSSDWDLTDLSANQLELNNTSGSIRLENIKVPNIELALTSGDITASMINGDMTVKQTSGSFTADQIAGHVNSKIKSGDIEITELYGAADVQFTSGSIHIEQSHSAPINASGTSGDIFIQAAPDFDGIYDAKATSGSVDVPESPMVSREVIKARTSSGSIEITK; from the coding sequence ATGAGTACCAAAAAATGGCTTGCGCTTGCCGTGATATGTATCGGAATAGGTTTGCTCGGGACATCCATCTATGGCGTTCAGTTCGGGGATGAACGGGAGCATTATTCTAAACGATGGGATTTCAAAGAAGATGAATTGCAGAACATTATCATGAATGCTAATTTCAGTGCAGATATTGAATTTGTTGTAAGCCCGGATTCGAATGGTTATATCGAAGTGGATGGCAAATGGGACCCTGCCGTAGTAAAAAGCTTCGAACAAGCCACTTTATCTAACGGCACATTCCAACTGTCTCAGACAGAACGTGACCGATTGCAATTTTTCACCCTGTATTGGAATGAACAAGACTCCACAATAACGGTTGCTCTGCCTGAAGGACACCAATTAAATGAGGTTAAGCTGGAATCCTCTTCAAGTGACTGGGATCTAACGGATCTGAGTGCCAATCAGCTTGAGCTGAATAATACCTCAGGTTCCATACGTCTGGAAAACATCAAGGTACCCAATATTGAGCTGGCTCTAACTTCGGGTGACATTACCGCTTCCATGATTAATGGAGACATGACCGTGAAACAGACATCCGGAAGTTTCACGGCAGATCAGATTGCAGGTCATGTAAACAGTAAGATTAAATCAGGAGATATTGAGATTACTGAATTATACGGCGCAGCTGATGTTCAATTCACTTCGGGTAGCATTCATATTGAACAGTCCCATTCCGCCCCGATTAATGCGTCGGGAACATCAGGAGATATTTTCATTCAAGCTGCACCTGATTTTGACGGAATTTATGACGCTAAAGCTACTTCCGGAAGTGTCGATGTACCTGAATCGCCAATGGTGAGCCGGGAAGTGATCAAGGCCCGTACTTCTTCTGGCAGCATCGAGATTACCAAATAG
- a CDS encoding HAAS domain-containing protein, which translates to MNRQQFMKAMEIHLRPMDPFERAELLADYDQHFELGLREGRLEEEIARELGHPEEIAKEALGDRYDMHTPGSDAFYAPTYREMRSPRNNTRATRKFFTAIGLLFLNLILGIPLGLMMWSVWLVIASLSLLVLAPVAAVVDSLFLSQLDKPEIFVAIGAFGVGILFAIASKYVFRAFKIVTLQYIRWNKNTMKGDVSA; encoded by the coding sequence ATGAATAGACAACAATTTATGAAAGCCATGGAAATTCATCTACGGCCGATGGACCCATTCGAACGGGCTGAGTTGCTCGCCGACTATGATCAACATTTCGAGCTTGGACTACGAGAAGGCAGGCTGGAAGAAGAGATCGCTCGGGAACTGGGACACCCGGAAGAAATCGCCAAGGAAGCACTCGGTGATCGTTATGACATGCATACGCCGGGTTCAGATGCGTTCTATGCACCGACGTATCGCGAAATGCGGTCACCTAGAAACAACACCAGAGCCACTCGCAAATTTTTCACAGCCATCGGCCTTTTATTCCTGAATCTGATTCTTGGCATTCCTCTTGGTCTCATGATGTGGTCGGTATGGCTTGTTATTGCCAGCCTTTCCTTGCTGGTATTGGCTCCTGTGGCAGCGGTTGTGGATTCCTTATTCCTGAGCCAACTTGATAAACCGGAGATTTTCGTTGCGATTGGCGCCTTCGGTGTCGGTATTTTGTTTGCCATCGCATCGAAGTATGTCTTTAGAGCCTTCAAAATCGTCACTCTTCAATATATTAGATGGAATAAAAACACGATGAAAGGAGATGTTTCCGCATGA
- a CDS encoding PadR family transcriptional regulator, giving the protein MNVNIQFKKGVLELCVLVLINRQDRYGYELAQAVSKHIEVAEGALYPLLRRLVNDGYCTTYLQESTEGPPRKYYRLSDTGRDYMTALTTEWNEFVRNVANLIEEGTPNE; this is encoded by the coding sequence GTGAATGTGAACATCCAGTTCAAAAAAGGAGTATTGGAGCTGTGCGTCCTGGTATTAATTAACCGCCAGGATCGGTATGGCTACGAACTGGCTCAGGCGGTCTCCAAACATATCGAAGTTGCTGAAGGTGCACTGTATCCCTTGCTTCGCCGGCTTGTGAATGACGGTTACTGCACCACCTACCTTCAAGAATCAACTGAAGGCCCGCCGCGCAAGTATTACCGACTGTCCGATACAGGTCGCGACTACATGACGGCACTGACGACAGAATGGAATGAATTTGTGCGCAATGTCGCAAATCTGATTGAGGAAGGAACCCCTAATGAATAG
- a CDS encoding FAD-dependent oxidoreductase: protein MSDNQQPKTGLPPVPESLWRATHQFDAYPKLTEDITADVAIIGAGIAGITTAYLLAQTGMRVVVLEAGKVLDGTTGHTTAKVSAQHGVIFDEIMHHFGQEQARMYYEGNADAANWMRNLVKEKRIDCQWAEEDAYVYIQSEENIKKLEIELTAYGKLNIPGEWVDPLPIPVPARAGIRMPGQARFDPLAYLHYLLDSAVKQGVQIYEHTTVTDVEEDASLHVRTYGDGPSVTAEHIVVASHFPVYDPGFYFTRLHAERSYAVLVEPEKPYAGGMYISDDTPYRSLRTVLHDGKELILFGGENHKTGQGICTFGHYERLEQFAAETFGIRNIPFRWSAQDLISIDKVPYIGPITGRHERVYVATGFAKWGMTTGTMAGHLLADRITGRDNPHAAIFDPARFKADPGMKHFIVENMNVAKELISGKVGIVHKNVSDIGEDEGAVVRHNGKRAGAYKDTSGKLFLVDTTCTHLGCEVEWNEGERSWDCPCHGSRFDYAGHVIEGPAVEDLKVLDAQE from the coding sequence ATGAGCGACAATCAGCAGCCCAAGACGGGTCTGCCCCCGGTCCCCGAATCGCTGTGGCGTGCTACGCATCAATTCGATGCCTATCCAAAACTGACCGAAGATATCACCGCTGATGTAGCGATTATTGGTGCCGGTATTGCCGGGATCACTACAGCCTATCTGCTCGCGCAGACGGGTATGCGTGTAGTCGTGCTGGAAGCTGGAAAAGTATTGGATGGCACGACCGGTCATACCACGGCCAAGGTATCTGCACAGCACGGCGTCATATTTGATGAAATTATGCATCACTTCGGACAAGAACAGGCTCGGATGTACTATGAAGGCAATGCCGATGCCGCTAATTGGATGCGCAATCTGGTGAAGGAAAAACGGATTGATTGCCAGTGGGCAGAGGAAGATGCCTACGTCTATATTCAGTCCGAGGAAAACATCAAAAAACTGGAGATCGAGCTGACCGCCTATGGCAAACTCAATATCCCTGGTGAGTGGGTAGATCCACTCCCTATTCCAGTTCCTGCCAGAGCGGGTATCCGCATGCCGGGTCAGGCACGCTTTGATCCGCTGGCCTACCTGCACTACTTGCTCGATTCCGCTGTGAAACAAGGGGTACAGATCTACGAGCATACGACAGTTACGGATGTAGAGGAAGACGCTTCACTACATGTCAGAACTTATGGAGATGGCCCATCTGTAACAGCGGAACATATTGTTGTGGCTTCTCATTTTCCCGTCTATGATCCCGGATTTTATTTCACACGATTACACGCCGAACGATCCTACGCTGTATTAGTCGAACCGGAGAAACCCTATGCGGGCGGCATGTACATCTCGGACGATACACCATACCGCTCCTTGCGTACCGTCTTACATGACGGTAAGGAACTTATCCTCTTTGGCGGCGAAAACCACAAAACCGGACAAGGCATCTGCACCTTCGGTCACTATGAACGTCTGGAGCAGTTCGCAGCTGAGACATTTGGCATTCGCAACATCCCTTTTCGCTGGTCAGCCCAGGATCTGATCTCTATCGACAAGGTGCCTTACATTGGACCGATTACCGGAAGACATGAACGTGTCTATGTGGCGACCGGGTTTGCCAAATGGGGAATGACGACTGGTACGATGGCAGGACACCTTCTTGCGGATCGCATCACTGGACGTGACAACCCTCATGCTGCCATATTCGATCCGGCAAGATTCAAAGCTGATCCTGGCATGAAACACTTTATTGTGGAAAATATGAATGTAGCCAAGGAATTAATCTCCGGTAAAGTAGGCATTGTGCACAAAAACGTTAGCGATATTGGCGAAGACGAAGGAGCCGTCGTTCGTCATAATGGCAAACGTGCTGGTGCCTACAAGGACACCAGTGGCAAGCTGTTTCTGGTGGATACCACCTGCACCCATCTGGGTTGCGAAGTCGAATGGAACGAGGGCGAGCGTTCGTGGGATTGCCCATGCCATGGTTCCCGCTTCGATTATGCAGGCCATGTCATTGAGGGCCCTGCTGTGGAAGACCTTAAAGTTCTGGATGCACAAGAATAA
- a CDS encoding glycoside hydrolase family 3 C-terminal domain-containing protein — protein sequence MTTNQTKYPFQDTALELDTRVKDLVSRLTEDEKIESMLQYQPAVDRLGVPAYKHGTEAAHGLAWLGEATSFPQPVGLACTWDADLMKEIGSVLGDEARAFYKRNPAVNGLTLWAPTVDMERDPRWGRNEEAYGEDPELTAELTTALVKGIQGDHPKYYKAVATLKHFLANNNEVDRGSGSSSIDPRNMREYYLKAFEKPFKEGGAQSMMTAYNSINGTPALLHPFVNEIVKGEWGMDGFIVSDAGDVMGIKNDHKYYDSHTPGTVESVKAGIDSITDDAELSKQALREGLEQGTLTMDDIDKALFNTFRVRFRLGEFDPEEGNPYAAIGEESMMTEKAKELSLRAAREQVVLLKNDKGTLPLDKTKAGKVAVIGQLGGTVYRDWYAGTMPYNVSPLEAIRGKVGSDKVSFKDGNDRITLTSVANGKKIGLADGEKSPVVASGEAETFMVSDWGFGSYTLQAESNGKYLTTDEETVTASADEVYGWFVKEVFHLLPQEDGSVGLTTWNGKTVTAPNGGNDAFAVSKELKTFGATETFKQDVVVNGLEEAVEAAKAAETAIVFVGNNPLVNGKEEIDRPSLDLAESQQRLVEAVYAANPNTVVVIVGSYPFTSNWVQENIPAVLYTSHAGQELGNAVADVLYGDYAPAGRLNMTWVQSADQLTDIKDYDIIQSGRTYQYFEGNVLYPFGHGLTYATFKYSNLELSPTQVGTEGNVTVTVDVTNTGTIASDEVVQLYVRAGKSRVKRPLKTLKGFRRLHVEAGATAKVSFTLPVQELAIWDVTRDRYVVESGTYSIMVAKSSSDVQLVADLTVEGETIPARNLGVATRAENYDAYLGVDLDESKEGGSAVRVIGEQGWIAFKDADLGSGAVAIEARVSAEQAGAVLEVRLGSPDGTFAGRVELAQGEAQQWSTVKAELTGASGAQDVYIVLSAGVRISHFEIR from the coding sequence ATGACCACCAACCAAACGAAATATCCGTTTCAAGATACAGCACTAGAGTTAGACACCCGTGTGAAGGACCTTGTATCCCGCTTGACGGAAGATGAAAAAATTGAATCCATGCTGCAATATCAACCGGCAGTAGACCGTTTGGGTGTGCCTGCATACAAACACGGAACAGAAGCGGCCCACGGCTTGGCCTGGCTTGGAGAAGCAACATCTTTCCCACAACCGGTGGGGCTAGCATGCACATGGGATGCAGATCTGATGAAGGAGATTGGCTCCGTGCTTGGAGACGAGGCACGTGCATTTTATAAACGCAATCCGGCAGTGAACGGTCTTACGCTGTGGGCACCTACAGTGGATATGGAACGTGACCCGCGCTGGGGACGGAATGAAGAGGCGTATGGCGAAGATCCTGAACTGACAGCCGAGCTGACAACAGCATTGGTCAAAGGAATTCAAGGCGACCATCCGAAGTATTACAAAGCGGTCGCTACCTTGAAGCATTTCCTCGCCAACAATAACGAAGTGGATCGCGGAAGCGGTTCGTCCAGCATTGATCCGCGCAATATGCGTGAATATTATCTGAAAGCGTTCGAGAAGCCGTTTAAGGAAGGCGGCGCACAGTCCATGATGACGGCGTACAACTCCATTAATGGTACGCCAGCGTTGTTGCATCCTTTTGTGAACGAGATTGTCAAAGGCGAATGGGGCATGGATGGTTTCATTGTCAGTGATGCAGGTGACGTAATGGGCATCAAGAACGATCATAAATACTATGATTCCCACACACCAGGTACCGTAGAATCTGTGAAGGCAGGAATTGATAGCATCACCGATGATGCTGAGCTGTCCAAACAGGCACTGCGTGAAGGATTGGAACAAGGTACACTCACGATGGATGACATCGACAAAGCGTTGTTTAATACGTTCCGTGTGCGTTTCCGTCTGGGCGAGTTCGATCCGGAAGAAGGCAACCCGTACGCTGCTATTGGTGAAGAGTCCATGATGACAGAGAAAGCAAAAGAACTGTCGCTCAGAGCCGCAAGAGAACAAGTGGTATTGCTCAAAAACGACAAAGGCACGCTCCCGCTGGACAAAACAAAAGCTGGTAAAGTGGCTGTGATTGGTCAATTGGGCGGAACCGTCTATCGTGACTGGTATGCAGGCACCATGCCGTATAACGTATCCCCGCTTGAGGCGATCCGTGGCAAAGTAGGCAGCGATAAAGTATCGTTCAAGGATGGAAATGATCGCATTACGTTAACTTCCGTAGCCAATGGGAAGAAGATTGGACTAGCAGATGGTGAGAAATCACCTGTTGTTGCTTCGGGAGAAGCGGAGACGTTTATGGTGTCCGACTGGGGCTTCGGAAGTTATACCTTGCAGGCGGAAAGCAACGGCAAATATCTGACCACAGATGAAGAGACCGTAACGGCTTCCGCAGATGAAGTGTACGGCTGGTTCGTGAAGGAAGTATTCCACCTGTTGCCACAAGAGGACGGCAGTGTAGGTCTGACCACTTGGAATGGCAAAACGGTGACTGCACCTAATGGTGGAAACGATGCATTTGCGGTGTCCAAAGAACTGAAAACCTTTGGTGCCACAGAGACGTTCAAGCAGGATGTGGTTGTGAATGGACTTGAGGAAGCAGTAGAAGCTGCCAAGGCTGCAGAAACGGCAATTGTCTTTGTGGGTAATAATCCGCTTGTAAATGGTAAAGAAGAGATTGATCGTCCAAGTCTGGATCTGGCCGAATCCCAGCAACGTCTGGTTGAGGCGGTCTATGCCGCAAACCCGAACACGGTAGTCGTTATCGTGGGAAGTTATCCATTCACATCGAATTGGGTTCAGGAGAACATCCCGGCGGTATTGTACACTTCACACGCAGGACAGGAACTGGGTAATGCAGTAGCAGACGTACTCTATGGCGACTATGCGCCAGCAGGCCGTTTGAACATGACATGGGTACAATCAGCAGATCAACTGACCGACATCAAGGATTATGATATTATTCAATCCGGTCGGACATATCAATATTTTGAAGGTAATGTATTGTATCCGTTTGGACATGGTCTGACGTATGCAACATTTAAATACAGCAATTTGGAACTTAGCCCAACTCAAGTGGGTACAGAGGGCAACGTTACGGTAACTGTAGATGTGACTAATACCGGTACAATCGCCAGTGACGAAGTTGTACAGTTGTACGTTCGTGCAGGCAAATCCCGGGTGAAACGTCCACTCAAAACGTTAAAAGGATTCCGTCGTCTTCATGTCGAAGCGGGAGCTACAGCGAAAGTCAGCTTCACCTTGCCTGTTCAGGAACTGGCAATCTGGGATGTAACTCGTGATCGGTATGTCGTGGAAAGTGGAACTTACTCCATCATGGTTGCCAAGTCATCCTCTGATGTCCAACTGGTTGCAGACCTGACGGTAGAAGGAGAGACAATCCCTGCCCGTAATCTGGGTGTGGCTACTCGTGCCGAGAACTATGATGCTTACCTGGGTGTTGACCTGGATGAGAGCAAAGAGGGCGGAAGTGCTGTCCGTGTAATTGGAGAGCAAGGATGGATTGCTTTCAAGGATGCCGATCTGGGTAGTGGGGCAGTAGCAATTGAAGCTCGTGTATCCGCAGAACAAGCAGGCGCTGTGTTAGAAGTTCGACTCGGTTCACCAGACGGTACGTTCGCAGGACGTGTGGAACTGGCACAAGGTGAAGCTCAGCAGTGGTCTACCGTGAAGGCGGAACTCACAGGTGCATCAGGTGCGCAGGATGTATACATTGTGTTGTCAGCAGGTGTACGTATCAGTCACTTCGAGATCCGTTAA
- a CDS encoding methyl-accepting chemotaxis protein gives MDIVQALITCMPFFRDTIRQDVTLSVIDHEKFLYFSAGESLKQLNYQPGDPLLDGNRNFADLNGGTVKRFDHYPKDLFGVPFDVAFIPIKNEQGEVIALFNLLYSMDDQNQLQQLMDATENLTNQLIDSVQHVAAHSEELSATTEEIRNNSKQAVQKSGNVTQVASFIREISEQTNLLGLNAAIEAARVGEAGAGFGVVAKEIRKLSVDTKEATARIEDSLLSVRQSIQGMENELGEITASSQEQAELVNNFMSTIEQLNETNKQLKQFVQKMITFDGK, from the coding sequence ATGGATATTGTTCAAGCATTAATTACATGTATGCCTTTCTTTCGAGATACGATTCGTCAGGATGTAACCCTCTCCGTTATTGATCATGAGAAGTTCCTATATTTCTCAGCGGGGGAATCGTTAAAACAACTGAATTATCAACCCGGCGACCCTCTATTGGATGGAAATCGAAATTTTGCTGATCTCAACGGCGGTACAGTCAAACGATTCGATCACTACCCTAAAGATTTATTCGGTGTTCCTTTTGACGTAGCTTTTATTCCCATTAAAAATGAACAAGGTGAAGTCATCGCCCTGTTTAACCTGCTCTACAGTATGGATGACCAGAACCAGCTGCAACAGCTCATGGACGCTACCGAAAATCTGACCAACCAGTTAATTGACAGTGTACAGCATGTAGCTGCGCACTCCGAGGAACTCAGTGCCACAACTGAAGAAATCCGGAATAACTCCAAACAAGCCGTACAGAAATCAGGCAATGTCACTCAAGTCGCCAGCTTCATTCGTGAAATCTCCGAACAAACCAATCTGCTCGGCTTGAACGCAGCCATTGAAGCTGCTCGTGTAGGTGAAGCAGGTGCAGGTTTCGGCGTTGTTGCCAAAGAAATTCGCAAACTGTCTGTGGATACCAAAGAAGCGACGGCACGTATTGAAGATTCTCTTCTCTCAGTTCGGCAATCCATTCAAGGCATGGAGAATGAACTTGGTGAGATCACTGCAAGCTCCCAAGAGCAGGCTGAACTCGTAAACAATTTTATGAGTACAATTGAGCAACTGAATGAAACCAACAAACAATTGAAGCAATTTGTGCAAAAAATGATTACGTTTGACGGTAAGTAA
- the nrdG gene encoding anaerobic ribonucleoside-triphosphate reductase activating protein produces MNLYGYIPESVNEGTGLRAVLFISGCRHACPGCFSPDSWSFRAGEPFTEERQQQILHEVTTHPLLDGVTLCGGDPFFSAAECTSWVRQLRAARPDLTVWAYTGFEYEELITDPARAELARLCDVIIDGRYVEAERDVSLPFRGSRNQRLIDVSATLATRTIVTMQLSMR; encoded by the coding sequence GTGAATCTATATGGTTACATCCCGGAATCGGTGAATGAAGGGACAGGCCTGCGTGCCGTGTTGTTCATCAGCGGATGTCGTCACGCCTGTCCGGGCTGCTTCAGTCCAGATTCATGGAGCTTTCGAGCGGGTGAGCCCTTTACCGAGGAGCGGCAGCAGCAGATTCTGCATGAAGTGACGACCCATCCATTGCTGGATGGCGTTACATTGTGTGGTGGTGACCCCTTTTTCTCGGCAGCAGAATGTACGTCTTGGGTCCGACAGCTCCGCGCTGCACGTCCTGATCTGACGGTATGGGCCTACACGGGATTCGAATATGAAGAACTGATTACCGACCCTGCAAGAGCGGAGCTTGCCCGGTTATGCGATGTGATTATTGACGGTCGATACGTTGAAGCGGAGCGTGATGTCTCCCTGCCCTTCCGCGGCAGTCGGAATCAGCGTTTGATTGATGTCAGTGCAACACTAGCCACTCGAACCATCGTTACAATGCAGCTCAGTATGCGGTAA